The following are encoded together in the Fusarium keratoplasticum isolate Fu6.1 chromosome 1, whole genome shotgun sequence genome:
- a CDS encoding C2H2 type master regulator of conidiophore development brlA: MQFESEFRFDMDDSFSLCSQPMSCPSTSTSFSSASSAYDPFTPTSRRSTPHEFGTMEFDGPYSASSQRTELTPPSSSMGKFLFGPVKSEPEQMPFSDGLPNTPIKREHIGFDYEQMLEMNMAHQGSMGSLTPSNSFGMYGYSPEASMGAASFMMTPTQSLSGSEAADTASSWSCANDSPISFFPNKQLSSEFESFDLDRHSQSPLGAYSLHDPNSPNRMRAQRKMMVHEIQRKTTELQRAQIRSSRKRSDKPESAQVDVVRRAMCKCDYPGCHKAFRRNEHLKRHKQTFHGEGPNRFSCEFCGKDQFNRQDNLNNHRKLHARPNSRNRGVEFIPAAVPVIEQEERSRKRRAPSKAKAEKRDPEY; this comes from the exons atgcaGTTCGAGTCGGAGTTCCGGTTCGACATGGACGACAGCTTCAGCCTGTGCAGCCAACCCATGTCCTGCCCTTCAACTTCGACTAGCTTCTCATCCGCCTCGTCCGCCTATGACCCCTTCACGCCTACATCTCGACGGTCAACTCCTCATGAATTCGGCACCATGGAATTTGACGGCCCCTACAGCGCGTCCTCGCAACGGACTGAGCTgactcctccttcatcctcgatggGCAAGTTCCTCTTTGGCCCTGTCAAGTCAGAGCCTGAGCAGATGCCTTTCTCGGATGGTCTTCCCAACACTCCCATCAAGCGAGAGCATATCGGCTTCGATTATGAGCAGATGCTTGAGATGAACATGGCTCACCAAGGTTCCATGGGATCATTGACACCGTCCAACTCTTTTGGCATGTATGGATACTCTCCAGAGGCATCCATGGGAGCAGCCTCTTTCATGATGACCCCCACTCAGAGCCTATCTGGTTCTGAAGCTGCCGACACCGCCTCATCCTGGTCCTGCGCCAACGACAGccccatctccttcttccccaaCAAGCAGCTCTCGAGCGAATTTGAGTCTTTTGACCTGGACCGACACTCCCAGTCCCCGCTGGGTGCTTATTCTCTGCATGACCCCAACTCGCCCAACCGGATGCGTGCCCAGCGAAAGATGATGGTGCACGAGATCCAGCGAAAGACCACTGAGCTCCAGCGTGCCCAGATTCGATCATCACGGAAGCGATCTGACAAGCCTGAATCCGCACAAGTCGATGTTGTCCGGAGGGCCATGTGCAAGTGTGATTACCCTGGCTGCCACAAGGCGTTCCGACGCAACGAGCATCTCAAGCGTCACAAGCAAAC TTTTCACGGTGAAGGCCCCAACCGCTTCTCTTGCGAGTTCTGCGGAAAGGATCAGTTCAACCGCCAggacaacctcaacaaccacCGCAAGCTTCACGCACGACCCAACAGCCGCAACCGCGGAGTTGAGTTCATCCCAGCGGCAGTTCCTGTGATCGAGCAGGAGGAGCGCAGCCGGAAGCGACGAGCACcgtcaaaggccaaggccgagaagcgGGACCCCGAGTACTGA